From the Anguilla rostrata isolate EN2019 chromosome 5, ASM1855537v3, whole genome shotgun sequence genome, the window TTTCAGTCACACCCCACCCACTGTAAACGTAGGTAATTCAGGCCTTTCAGCCATCCAAAGGAAACGATTACCTTATTTGGGTGTGGTGACCACTCCACCCTCGAGCCATAAAAGTAGCGGTACTTTCTGCTGTTGAATTTGTAATTAATCCCAGGTAACTCCAGTCCTAAAGGGAGACACAAGGGGGCGCACTTGCTTCACCTGTTAATCATGTCAAAAGGCTGTCATTTCACATGATCACATTGTTGTCAAGCCATCCTGCattcatttaaagaaaattatctAAACTGTGTTAGTATTCCAAATGTCCTGCAGGTAGCatggaaatgaaaacagtgcCTCCTCAGACCTGATTTGGACCCAGCAAACCACCGACATTTACATTTGATATTTATAGCCATTcagctgatgctcttatccagggtgaaTTAGAATTAGTGGCCAACATCACCTGTAGCTGtggactgaaaataaatggcagcTGCCAGCTTACACTTTGatacagctgcagctgcagtaggATTGCAGGCACCAATCTGATCACAGGGGGCAGGCACTGTTGCTTGATGATAATGGGATAAACCTGCCCACTGTGACCTTCCATCCCTGGGTAACAGCACAGTCATTTGTACGTTCATTCCTTTCTTTACTTATGACCCAAATTCGACTATTACAATGCCTTACAACTGCATGCCGAATAGCATTCCTCACCGACTAATAACGTGTCAGGCTGGCAGTAGACAGATTTGTCCTTCTGCAACACTGCTGTGGCTGTTGTGTCATTGAGTTTCACCAAATTAGAGCCCACTGGTGCGTCCTGTGATCAACAAGAGCACATCAGGCTTTCCAGCAAAACTAAACAGGAAATTCCTCAGGGTTAGTTCAAATTCAAAAGGATTGAATGTGGTGAATCTGAGTAAAGTCCGCTCTGTCATAGCTGATTTGACACTTAGGATGTTCTCGTTACCTTTTCAATGTCGAGGGGAAGGACGAATCTCTGGCACACGGGCGGAGACCATTTCTCATTGGCTTTGGTGAAATCCTCAGCTTCACGCCCCATGTTTTGCAGGTAGAACATGTCATACAGGTTGCTGTCCTTGTACGTGATCATGTCGAAGACCACGTGGCCTTCGTCCTCGTAAGCATTGATGTGGTGGAACACTACCAGTGCGTCCGTATAGAACTTGGTGGAGAAGGCCTTACCGGTAGTTCTGTTGATCAGGTGGATCAGCGTCTGAGAAAAAGCCAAATAAGACAGCAGTGAGATTGTTGCAGTCTGCGTCACTCAAACTGAGGTTTACATTTTGCATTAACGCTTTGACGGCATTTTAAGGATAAAGAAGTTCAATTGTGTTTTTTGGCATACACTATAAACCAGCAAGGTAGCCACATTCATCTGTGATAATTCATTGGACATCATCGGGAATTACTTCAACCTAGTCATTAAAAAAGATGGAAGCAGTAATAGcaaataccaaaaaataaactatttttactGACGCTCAAACTATTTTTCTTTGCCTTTCCTGGAAGAATTTTAATGACCATGGATGAGAGGGAGACCTCaaatatggaaaacaaaaaccgtTTTGGGGCGGTGCCTCTTACCTCATCGTCTTGGTCATACTTGAGGCAGGTGCCCCAGTTGATCCCTCGGAAGTAGGCGGTGGCCAGTTTGAGCATGTCTAGTTTAAAAGGCTGCTCGATGAAGATGATGTAGTTCTCTGTCATGCCGAAGCTGTGGAAGTAACTGGGGAACAGGCTGGACCGGCAGGGTACAGAGCACACTTGCTTAACGTTCTTCAAGGCCAAATTCCCCTTCTGACCTGAAAGGTAAGTGTGCATACGGTCAAGTGAATTGCTGAAAGAGTGTTTATAAGAACAAGTTCTTATACGGTTCTTTGACCGAGTCTCACTGAGGTGACACTCTTATCGTGTCAAGGTTCCCAGGCAACCACACAGAGGTTGACTTCTATTTTGGATCAGTACCCTGCAGAGGCACCCAAACCAAATGAttattgatttcaaaatgaatagaTATTTGGCATTATTTTTTCGGCATTTGCCTGGCAGGCCACTAGGTCTGTACAGAGCCACTCATATCCAACCAATCGATCCTGACCCACAGTTTACAAACGAATACATTTCAGTCCGCATTACAAAAACTTTGAAAGCCCACATACCTGAGGCATTAGCGGGGACCTTGAAGATAACATACTTGGGACCTCCGAAACTCATGATAGACGTGCCCATGTTGTAGGTGTTTCCATGCTCATCATAGTGAGGGTGGGCAGTTGCAAGGTTCAACGCAATGTAGTTTCTGTAATTAGCCTACAGCAAAAACTGGCCAGTAAGCCATGGCAAAAGGAAAAGGCATCAAACTGGCAACTATTCAGACTGTTAACTGGTCTGAACTCACCCTTCCCACAGTGTCCAGGGTCTCAGGGTCAATCTGATTGATGTAATTTACTTCAGCTGAGGCATAGTAGTCCTCACCATACCTTATGATGTTTATAAGGTTATTGTCTG encodes:
- the bco1l gene encoding beta,beta-carotene 15,15'-dioxygenase isoform X1, with the protein product MLKTIFGKNGTETPEPVRADIEGSVPDWLQGTLLRNGPGLFSIGDKTYNHWFDGMALIHSYTFKDGEVFYRSKFLRSKTYKKNTAANRIVVSEFGTMIYPDPCKNIFSKMFTHLCNAIPDFTDNNLINIIRYGEDYYASAEVNYINQIDPETLDTVGRANYRNYIALNLATAHPHYDEHGNTYNMGTSIMSFGGPKYVIFKVPANASGQKGNLALKNVKQVCSVPCRSSLFPSYFHSFGMTENYIIFIEQPFKLDMLKLATAYFRGINWGTCLKYDQDDETLIHLINRTTGKAFSTKFYTDALVVFHHINAYEDEGHVVFDMITYKDSNLYDMFYLQNMGREAEDFTKANEKWSPPVCQRFVLPLDIEKDAPVGSNLVKLNDTTATAVLQKDKSVYCQPDTLLVGLELPGINYKFNSRKYRYFYGSRVEWSPHPNKIGKLDIVTRQCVEWTEEECYPSEPVFVASPGAVEEDDGVILSSVVSLNPEKPPFMLVLDAKSFTELARAKISSTVHMDLHGLFVPRQDPQ
- the bco1l gene encoding beta,beta-carotene 15,15'-dioxygenase isoform X2 → MLKTIFGKNGTETPEPVRADIEGSVPDWLQGTLLRNGPGLFSIGDKTYNHWFDGMALIHSYTFKDGEVFYRSKFLRSKTYKKNTAANRIVVSEFGTMIYPDPCKNIFSKMFTHLCNAIPDFTDNNLINIIRYGEDYYASAEVNYINQIDPETLDTVGRANYRNYIALNLATAHPHYDEHGNTYNMGTSIMSFGGPKYVIFKVPANASGQKGNLALKNVKQVCSVPCRSSLFPSYFHSFGMTENYIIFIEQPFKLDMLKLATAYFRGINWGTCLKYDQDDETLIHLINRTTGKAFSTKFYTDALVVFHHINAYEDEGHVVFDMITYKDSNLYDMFYLQNMGREAEDFTKANEKWSPPVCQRFVLPLDIEKDAPVGSNLVKLNDTTATAVLQKDKSVYCQPDTLLVGLELPGINYKFNSRKYRYFYGSRVEWSPHPNKVYQTSPAK